The following is a genomic window from Variovorax paradoxus.
CAAGAAGGTGATCCAGGCCGTCGGCCGCGAAGCCAAGGCCATGCTGGGCAAGGTGCCCGGCAACATCGAGGCAATCCGCCCGATGAAGGACGGCGTGATTGCCGACTTCGTGATCACCGAGCAGATGATCAAGCAGTTCATCAAGATGGTGCACCCGCGCACGCTGCTCACGCCGAGCCCGCGCATCATCATCTGCGTGCCCTGCGGTTCCACCCAGGTCGAGCGCCGCGCCATCAAGGACGCGGCCGAAGCCGCCGGCGCCACGTCGGTGTACCTCATCGAAGAACCCATGGCCGCAGCCATCGGCGCGGGCCTGCCGGTCAGCGAGGCTTCGGGCTCCATGGTGGTGGACATCGGCGGCGGCACCACCGAAGTGGGCGTCATCAGCCTGGGCGGCATGGTCTACAAGGGCTCCGTGCGCGTGGGCGGCGACCGCTTCGACGAAGCCATCATCAACTACATCCGCCGCAACTACGGCATGCTGATCGGCGAGCCGACGGCCGAAGTCATCAAGAAGAACATCGGCTCGGCCTTCCCCGGCTCCGAAGTCAAGGAAATGGAAGTCAAGGGCCGCAACCTTTCCGAAGGCGTGCCGCGCAGCTTCACCATCAGCAGCAACGAAGTGCTGGAAGCCCTGACCGACCCCCTCAACAACATCGTCTCGGCCGTGAAGAACGCGCTGGAGCAAACGCCGCCCGAGCTGGGCGCCGACATTGCAGAGCGCGGCATGATGCTGACCGGCGGCGGCGCACTGCTGCGCGACCTCGACCGCCTGCTGGCCGAGGAAACCGGCCTGCCGGTGCTGGTGGCCGAAGACCCGCTGACCTGCGTGGTGCGCGGCTGCGGCATTGCCCTCGAGCGCATGGATCGCTTGGGAAGCATCTTCACGAGCGAGTGAATGCACCACTGCCATCATCGGCCGGCCCTGCTTGTGCAGGCCGGCCTTTTTGCCATCTGACGTTGCACAGCCAGGCCTGAACCATGCCCTTGGGCACGCTCGATCGCACAGCCCCGCCCCTGTTCAACCAGGGGCAGTCGGCC
Proteins encoded in this region:
- a CDS encoding rod shape-determining protein — its product is MFGAFRRYFSTDLAIDLGTANTLIFARNKGIVLDEPSVVAIRHEGGPHGKKVIQAVGREAKAMLGKVPGNIEAIRPMKDGVIADFVITEQMIKQFIKMVHPRTLLTPSPRIIICVPCGSTQVERRAIKDAAEAAGATSVYLIEEPMAAAIGAGLPVSEASGSMVVDIGGGTTEVGVISLGGMVYKGSVRVGGDRFDEAIINYIRRNYGMLIGEPTAEVIKKNIGSAFPGSEVKEMEVKGRNLSEGVPRSFTISSNEVLEALTDPLNNIVSAVKNALEQTPPELGADIAERGMMLTGGGALLRDLDRLLAEETGLPVLVAEDPLTCVVRGCGIALERMDRLGSIFTSE